The region CTAGAACCCTAACAATTACTttgtatctcacattcccttctaCCCAATTAGTCTTGCATGTGTCACAAAAGTAGTAAGTCTCTGTAAGAATAAGGGATTTAAAGCACCCTGGTTTTCTGCATGAGTTATAGAACCATTTCTTTCCACTCTCAATTGATACAATGGTACCTTGACACAATAATAGCCTTCCTGCAAAGTTGAAATACATAAAAATCAACTTAGGTGTAACAAAGTAGTTAATGAATTAGTTTGTACTTAATTTGTTGTGTACAAATCTGATTGTGCTTACCTCAGCCCTTTCATACAAATCTCTTATTGTGCTGACAACCATAGGAGATTGGGAATTATTAGCACTGTGACCATAAGACACTACTGAAATACTTCTGAGTGGGCTACAATTAGCCTTCAAACTGTTAAATGAAATCATTACATGTTATTTTAGACATTTTAGATATAAGAAAGGTAAAAACTGGTGTTAGGGGATTGAGATTACCTATTTATGTAATCTGCGAACTCTTGGcagtccaaattgaataaaacttttgAAGTAGTGTATGAGCTTGAAATCCTGAcctcacctaaaaaaaaatacagaaataATAGGTAAAAATCAAGCAAGGAACTAATCTGattgatattttgatttatgaTGGCAGTGAATTGAACTTACTGTCAACCACCTTGGCACGACAAAGTTGGAGCAAAACGATCAAAGGGCCATCCACATGGTTATTGAAAAATGGCATAATGGCAGGTACATGTTCATCccataatgtacattttattcgaTTTCCCCTAAGTAAACAGGAAAAGTGAAGTAAAACAATTTAAagcatgaaaaaaaaacatgaaatcaTATAGACTATCTAAGTAATTCAGAAACTTACTTTGAGTCTTCAATCAAAAAATCAACCAACTGTGTGGGGAAACCAGCAATAACCTTATCCTTAGGAGAATAGAACTCAACTGCTCTACCAATAACATCTAGAATGAAATATAGATGTGTTGAGAAGTATGATGtatatggaaaaaaataaaataaaaatgcaaacaGCTTACCAATCAACTGCTTCTCTTCAACTTTTCCAGCCAATAAGTCCTCAATAGGTTTAATACGAAATAAAAGGCTTGGAAAACCNNNNNNNNNNNNNNNNNNNNNNNNNNNNNNNNNNNNNNNNNNNNNNNNNNNNNNNNNNNNNNNNNNNNNNNNNNNNNNNNNNNNNNNNNNNNNNNNNNNNNNNNNNNNNNNNNNNNNNNNNNNNNNNNNNNNNNNNNNNNNNNNNNNNNNNNNNNNNNNNNNNNNNNNNNNNNNNNNNNNNNNNNNNNNNNNNNNNNNNNNNNNNNNNNNNNNNNNNNNNNNNNNNNNNNNNNNNNNNNNNNNNNNNNNNNNNNNNNNNNNNNNNNNNNNNNNNNNNNNNNNNNNNNNNNNNNNNNNNNNNNNNNNNNNNNNNNNNNNNNNNNNNNNNNNNNNNNNNNNNNNNNNNNNNNNNNNNNNNNNNNNNNNNNNNNNNNNNNNNNNNNNNNNNNNNNNNNNNNNNNNNNNNNNNNNNNNNNNNNNNNNNNNNNNNNNNNNNNNNNNNNNNNNNNNNNNNNNNNNNNNNNNNNNNNNNNNNNNNNNNNNNN is a window of Ipomoea triloba cultivar NCNSP0323 chromosome 16, ASM357664v1 DNA encoding:
- the LOC116007947 gene encoding uncharacterized protein LOC116007947 — translated: MQTNVIGRAVEFYSPKDKVIAGFPTQLVDFLIEDSKGNRIKCTLWDEHVPAIMPFFNNHVDGPLIVLLQLCRAKVVDSEVRISSSYTTSKVLFNLDCQEFADYINSLKANCSPLRSISVVSYGHSANNSQSPMVVSTIRDLYERAEEGYYCVKTNWVEGNVRYKVIVRVLDKTSDAPFALWDKDCFDLFGITAYDLKTKYSMAKMQVPAEFEQLRNKSMVFRINLKNEHIRNPAKPISVLSVIHNEELEAQYCPSMVDDHDELSRIVEEDADDLESYESESGDEAISPSVQANLKLKGVDKAQDEVDTGAIKRCLLGPILIKSEFEEV